A DNA window from Choristoneura fumiferana chromosome 24, NRCan_CFum_1, whole genome shotgun sequence contains the following coding sequences:
- the LOC141441698 gene encoding ATP-dependent RNA helicase DDX24-like — protein sequence MSKKLKDLKWQSVALDGFPASMGDKLQGFVALEECTSYSLDKDKSRTKKKKQQKKRKNSKSVEESIEKQIPNKKTKLSNGFVVETCDTTTPSLTSEECSKTVKMDSKKPKKQPKTIRKLGQNVNEVTSELTPEDMLSWAEFKLPDEIMRALTELGFKQPTKIQQLTLPAAIHGRRDILGAAETGSGKTLAFGLPILTGIMKLKEKALAKGLDVYDIPYKKSSGKKQEPPKNVKEVRRKRKRPVKKEVKESSEDGYSSGEDDNGDEENKNGDDSNEQFIEEIEIPLRKKELSTDEGNDSDNSADYVHLSDIFNGDDDEKSSTDDEVQEKLVGEDNGDDVESIETESQDEVDEDNQGVGCVKVIDDIEMPGSEVVRTGSPLYALVLTPTRELAMQISQHLKAVAKYTGIRIALVVGGMAVVKQERELRRGPELVVATPGRLWELVAQGTPHLQQLPTVKFLAIDETDRMIERGHFEELNPLLERLNSSPEQRDARQNFVFSATLTLVHDLPSHMKGKKVTKHGKIINRKVEKMTPARKVKRLVALLGMTEPKVVDITADNLGTAQTLTECKIACAFEHKDAYLYYVLRTHPGRTIVFCNAIGCVKRLAQLFSLLKCNPLPLHAGMPQRQRLKNLERFRDDPLGVLVATDVAARGLDIPHVHHVIHYQVPRTAENYVHRSGRTARASREGLTILMMEPLEAYRYAKLCLTLNKKSELATFPVPPLGLDSMKGTVNCARELDALLLRRRRAQQAVGWRERAAREMDMIVDDDDSPAAAVDPGLDKAVKLKSKQLAGLLARPALPRGFSHKFPTLNDPQPLGGVHGPQENALQVMKKAIESGELKREKRKSKNAPLLKLQKTLKNK from the exons aTGAGTAAAAAGTTAAAAGACTTGAAATGGCAGTCTGTAGCCTTGGACGGCTTTCCAGCATCCATGGGAGACAAGTTACAGGGGTTTGTAGCTCTAGAAGAGTGTACAAGCTACAGCTTAGATAAAGATAAATCACGCACTAAAAAG AAAAAGCAACAAAAGAAGCGAAAAAACAGCAAATCTGTTGAAGAATCAATTGAAAAACaaataccaaataaaaagacTAAACTCAGCAATGGATTTGTGGTGGAAACGTGTGATACCACCACGCCGTCACTTACTAGCGAAGAATGCAGTAAAACTGTCAAAATGGACAGCAAAAAGCCTAAAAAACAGCCTAAAACTATAAGGAAACTGGGTCAAAATGTAAATGAAGTAACATCAGAATTGACACCGGAAGATATGTTGTCTTGGGCTGAGTTTAAGTTACCAGACGAGATAATGAGAGCCTTAACGGAGCTGGGCTTCAAGCAACCCACTAAGATACAGCAGCTGACACTCCCTGCTGCTATACATG gTCGCCGAGACATCCTGGGTGCAGCTGAAACGGGTAGCGGAAAAACATTGGCATTTGGCCTTCCAATCCTTACTGGCATCATGAAGCTAAAGGAAAAAGCACTTGCTAAGGGTCTAGATGTCTACGACATACCTTATAAAAAGAGCTCCGGTAAGAAACAAGAACCCCCAAAGAATGTGAAAGAAGTTAGAAGGAAACGAAAGAGACCAGTTAAAAAAGAAGTAAAGGAGTCTTCAGAAGACGGTTACAGTAGTGGTGAAGATGATAATGGTGATGAAGAAAACAAAAATGGTGATGATTCAAATGAACAGTTCATAGAAGAAATAGAAATCCCTTTAAGGAAAAAAGAGTTGTCAACAGATGAGGGGAATGACAGTGACAATAGTGCAGATTATGTACATTTATCTGACATATttaatggtgatgatgatgagaagtCATCAACAGATGACGAAGTTCAAGAGAAACTAGTAGGTGAAGATAATGGGGATGATGTTGAAAGTATAGAAACAGAGAGCCAAGATGAAGTTGATGAGGATAATCAAG GTGTTGGTTGTGTGAAAGTGATAGACGACATCGAGATGCCAGGCAGCGAGGTGGTGCGGACGGGGTCTCCGCTGTACGCGCTGGTCCTGACCCCCACAAGAGAACTGGCCATGCAGATCAGCCAGCATTTGAAGGCTGTGGCCAAGTATACAG GTATCCGGATAGCGCTAGTGGTGGGCGGCATGGCGGTAGTGAAACAAGAACGCGAGCTGCGGCGCGGCCCGGAGCTGGTGGTGGCCACGCCGGGCCGCCTGTGGGAACTGGTGGCCCAGGGGACGCCGCATTTGCAGCAGCTGCCCACTGTCAA ATTCCTGGCCATAGACGAGACGGACCGCATGATCGAGCGCGGACACTTCGAAGAACTGAACCCGTTGCTGGAGCGCCTGAACTCGTCGCCGGAGCAGCGGGACGCGCGACAGAACTTCGTGTTCTCCGCCACCCTCACTCTCGTGCACGACCTGCCTTCGCACATGAAAGGGAAGAAG GTGACGAAACACGGCAAGATAATAAACCGTAAGGTGGAGAAGATGACGCCCGCGCGGAAGGTCAAGCGGCTGGTCGCGCTGCTCGGCATGACCGAGCCCAAGGTCGTTGACATCACCGCTGACAACTTGG GCACGGCCCAGACGCTGACCGAGTGCAAGATAGCGTGCGCGTTCGAGCACAAAGACGCGTATCTGTACTACGTGCTGCGGACACACCCCGGACGGACCATCGTCTTCTGCAACGCCATCGGATGCGTCAAGCG GCTGGCGCAGCTGTTCTCTCTGTTGAAGTGCAACCCGCTGCCTCTACACGCCGGCATGCCTCAACGACAGCGGCTCAAGAACTTAGAAAG GTTCCGCGACGACCCCCTCGGCGTGCTGGTGGCGACGGACGTGGCGGCGCGCGGGCTGGACATCCCTCACGTCCACCACGTCATACACTACCAGGTGCCCAGGACCGCTGAG aactaCGTGCACCGCAGCGGGCGCACGGCGCGCGCCAGCCGCGAGGGGCTGACCATCCTGATGATGGAGCCTCTGGAGGCCTATCGCTACGCCAAGCTCTGTCTCACGCTCAACAAGA AGTCGGAGCTAGCCACGTTCCCGGTGCCCCCCCTGGGGCTGGACTCGATGAAGGGCACCGTGAACTGCGCGCGCGAGCTGGACGCGCTGctgctgcgccggcgccgcgctcAACAAGCTGTGGGCTGGCGGGAGCGCGCCGCCCGAGAGATGGACATGATTGTGGACGATGACGACAG CCCCGCAGCAGCCGTGGACCCCGGTTTGGACAAGGCGGTGAAGCTGAAAAGTAAGCAGCTGGCGGGTCTGCTGGCGCGGCCCGCGCTGCCCCGAGGGTTCTCGCACAAGTTCCCCACCCTCAACGACCCCCAGCCGCTGGGGGGTGTCCACGGGCCCCAGGAGAACGCGCTGCAG GTGATGAAGAAGGCGATAGAATCTGGAGAACTGAAGCGTGAGAAAAGGAAAAGCAAGAATGCGCCGTTGTTGAAACTGCAGAAGACTctgaagaataaataa
- the Art4 gene encoding arginine methyltransferase 4, producing the protein MANTFRAVTVSAVNNDGALTPRFNFPTNVNVDYDPQGLSVKVIRSDPVLAQEVLEFPVHSQSECSRVAGQSYIFTIDNETLFFKFASDADCQNFHLLVSKVKAGRSSSVFTVRTEDSSALQYFQFYGYLSQQQNMMQDYVRTSTYQRAILSNINDFKNKVVLDVGAGSGILSFFAAQAGARKVYAVEASNMAHHAQGLVRANGLHDRITVVAGKIEEIELPETVDVIISEPMGYMLYNERMLETYLHAKKWLKPNGNMYPTRGDLHIAPFTDDALFMEQYNKANFWYQACFHGVDLSALRTAAMKEYFRQPIVDTFDVRICMSRSVRHVVDFLNANETDLHRIEVPFRFELTQSGTCHGLAFWFDVLFAGSTQHIWLSTAPTEPLTHWYQVRCLLETPIFAKQGQALTGRVLLLANKRQSYDVTMEINLEGTNITSSNTLDLKNPYFRYTGAPAAPPPGVNSSSPTETYWNSMEAGTLSNGQGVLLDPASYSTAPEPSLAYAAHPNMIKTVMLQEEFIKRIGISQNGDI; encoded by the coding sequence ATGGCGAACACGTTTCGCGCCGTGACGGTCTCAGCCGTCAACAATGACGGCGCCCTGACGCCGCGTTTCAATTTCCCGACAAACGTAAACGTGGATTACGATCCTCAAGGGTTGAGTGTTAAAGTGATACGATCGGATCCGGTGCTGGCGCAGGAAGTGCTAGAGTTCCCGGTGCACAGCCAGAGCGAGTGTTCGCGGGTCGCCGGTCAGTCCTACATCTTCACGATAGACAATGAGACATTGTTCTTCAAGTTCGCGTCGGACGCGGACTGTCAGAACTTCCACCTGCTCGTCAGCAAGGTGAAGGCGGGCCGCTCGTCCTCCGTGTTCACGGTCCGCACGGAGGACTCGTCCGCGCTGCAGTACTTCCAGTTCTACGGCTACCTGAGCCAGCAGCAAAACATGATGCAGGATTACGTGCGGACGAGTACGTACCAGCGCGCCATACTGTCTAATATCAACGATTTCAAGAACAAAGTAGTGTTAGACGTTGGTGCGGGGTCGGGTATCTTGTCATTTTTCGCGGCTCAGGCGGGCGCGCGGAAGGTGTATGCCGTTGAAGCCAGTAACATGGCGCACCACGCGCAAGGGTTAGTCCGCGCCAACGGGCTCCATGATCGCATCACGGTTGTCGCCGGCAAAATAGAAGAGATCGAGCTCCCTGAGACTGTTGACGTGATCATCTCTGAGCCAATGGGCTACATGTTGTACAATGAACGCATGTTAGAAACTTATCTGCACGCCAAGAAGTGGCTGAAGCCGAACGGTAACATGTACCCCACCAGAGGTGACTTGCACATAGCTCCGTTTACCGATGATGCTCTCTTTATGGAACAGTATAATAAAGCCAATTTCTGGTACCAGGCATGCTTCCACGGAGTAGATCTCAGCGCCCTGCGCACTGCTGCCATGAAGGAGTACTTCAGACAGCCCATTGTTGACACTTTTGATGTTCGCATCTGCATGTCCAGGTCTGTGAGGCATGTGGTGGATTTCCTCAATGCCAATGAAACAGATTTGCACCGCATTGAGGTCCCATTCAGATTTGAATTGACACAGTCTGGAACGTGTCACGGACTGGCCTTCTGGTTTGATGTGTTATTTGCAGGGAGCACACAGCACATCTGGCTGTCAACAGCACCAACAGAGCCCCTCACACATTGGTACCAGGTGCGTTGTCTATTAGAAACCCCTATATTTGCAAAGCAAGGCCAAGCTCTAACTGGGCGCGTACTGTTGCTCGCCAATAAGCGTCAGAGCTACGATGTGACCATGGAGATTAACCTAGAAGGCACAAATATCACATCGTCTAATACATTGGATTTGAAGAATCCGTACTTCCGATACacaggggcgccggccgcgcctCCGCCGGGCGTCAATAGCAGCTCGCCGACAGAGACATACTGGAACTCGATGGAGGCAGGCACACTCAGCAACGGCCAGGGCGTGCTCCTGGACCCGGCGTCGTACAGCACAGCGCCGGAGCCCTCGCTGGCCTACGCCGCGCATCCCAACATGATCAAGACCGTCATGCTCCAGGAGGAGTTCATTAAGAGGATCGGGATCAGTCAGAACGGAGATATATAA